Proteins encoded together in one Penicillium digitatum chromosome 1, complete sequence window:
- a CDS encoding Protein kinase, putative codes for MVATFSPHRDSGGTLHLSPHSGLHHVDASTAIRQLRRSLSRSPSKSSNFFLNPRNHSPSKSAYIYSPLSPSRRASQNNFVLFPSHQSHQSPLAVPYPPSAKISRPAMRRRTSPRSPAKRVLSVSTDSGNATPTQPISLPSGEENDLTLDDLDAPELSTTPDSPCFIHTTSAPLGESTFAPRSTLSRIEKRRSGTFGSFATGSPLKRSDGIMNLDQVSRGSPSAKRRSVHTPTFSAEFSIFDNEVENTTPEGSPTRSEIPSFPTPVQPHNPFATIPKRSCSLRRSTLQQRGDRPLFGRPRAMDDSTDASPPETPVSVRPRTSFDSSLFQPGSGNIFSPRPPASPLFSNSPVHLPANPSVNPTQPPRPAAHPLSRTITQSSSGSSIEDSPTHEPVRKPEGRRTLFNFSKSLPAGATRPVPVNRITREDTSDTFATPDNFRLVKPLPAAFMSTGLISKKNRNAEENPGFNKSMPDTPCKRPVNLFAAGPNPADRLFDKSRLAHQSDAVSASPFNPPTTSRPKPSPFTRGMGIFGDSFNRPETSRRGSFASVDGDELILAQSPSSRHDSQPLNDDFPPTPTKQPFLPSRTYPPATSQIASLERLSETASPLHEKFLQASPHTPRDQYFPPDPSGLSISVPNDHQRVQEHDLPATPTGPRDSWSSFRRPSLQISGYHVPDVDPTLTSRFDCVELIGTGEFSQVFRVAEPHDASFPSVFSLPSSEPRSPTSLPHQVWAVKKSKQPYLGLKDRERRIREVEVLKALTNCDHVISFMDSWENNGHLYIQTEFCEEGSLDGFLAQAGLKARLDDFRIWKILLEMSLGLKQIHDEGFIHLDLKPANILVTFEGTLKIGDFGMATRWPAEDGIEGEGDREYIGPEILMGRFDKPADIFSLGLIIFEIAGNVELPDNGVSWQKLRNGDMSDVPSLTWSSETSIFRDATGNPISEGSSFEDLCTSDLGDNDFGDDFPTSRQLSNPKPQRLARSGELIDPPSFMVDATHPQALDGIVRWMISPDPQNRPTAGQVLETYGVQFINQRRRAGATVFEGNWGPADEILAEDAEMIDV; via the coding sequence ATGGTTGCAACGTTTTCGCCGCACCGGGACTCTGGTGGCACACTTCATCTGTCACCGCACTCGGGACTCCATCACGTTGACGCCAGCACTGCGATCCGCCAACTGAGGCGTTCACTTTCGCGCTCCCCCTCTAAGAGTTCAAACTTCTTCCTCAACCCGCGTAATCACTCCCCTTCCAAATCCGCTTACATCTATTCTCCATTGTCGCCCTCACGGCGCGCCTCACAGAACAATTTTGTTCTCTTCCCATCTCATCAATCTCATCAGTCGCCTCTCGCTGTCCCTTACCCGCCCAGCGCGAAAATCAGTAGGCCGGCCATGCGTCGACGCACATCACCCCGCAGTCCGGCCAAACGCGTTTTGAGTGTTTCGACGGACAGTGGCAACGCGACTCCAACCCAACCTATCTCTTTACCCTCTGGTGAAGAGAATGATTTGACTCTTGACGACCTGGACGCGCCAGAGCTAAGTACCACCCCAGACAGTCCTTGTTTTATCCACACTACTTCTGCCCCTCTGGGTGAATCGACTTTTGCGCCGCGATCAACGTTGTCGCGCATTGAAAAACGACGCAGCGGGACCTTTGGTAGCTTTGCGACTGGCAGTCCCTTGAAGCGCAGCGATGGGATTATGAACTTGGACCAAGTATCGCGAGGCAGCCCCTCTGCAAAGCGACGCAGCGTGCACACTCCCACTTTTTCGGCCGAGTTTAGCATTTTTGACAACGAAGTCGAGAACACTACTCCAGAGGGGTCTCCGACACGCAGCGAAATCCCCTCTTTTCCCACGCCTGTCCAACCCCACAACCCATTTGCGACAATTCCTAAGCGCTCATGTTCTCTGCGACGCTCAACCCTACAGCAGCGCGGCGACCGACCACTCTTTGGTCGACCCAGGGCCATGGATGATTCAACCGACGCATCACCACCTGAGACGCCAGTGTCTGTGAGACCACGAACGTCGTTTGATAGCAGCCTATTCCAGCCCGGGAGCGGAAACATTTTCTCCCCCAGGCCGCCAGCCAGCCCTCTTTTCTCCAACTCGCCTGTCCACCTTCCCGCCAACCCCTCTGTCAACCCTACTCAACCCCCTCGACCCGCTGCGCATCCTCTCTCCCGTACTATCACTCAATCCTCGTCTGGGTCGAGTATTGAAGACTCGCCCACGCATGAACCAGTCCGCAAGCCCGAGGGCCGACGAACCCTGTTCAACTTCTCCAAATCTCTCCCCGCTGGGGCTACTCGTCCTGTCCCCGTGAATCGGATCACACGAGAAGACACATCGGACACGTTTGCAACCCCGGATAACTTTCGGCTAGTGAAGCCTCTACCCGCGGCATTCATGTCCACTGGACTCATCTCCAAGAAAAACCGCAATGCGGAGGAGAACCCCGGATTTAACAAGAGCATGCCCGATACACCATGCAAACGGCCTGTCAATCTTTTCGCCGCGGGTCCAAATCCCGCAGACCGACTGTTCGACAAGTCACGTCTGGCTCATCAATCAGATGCTGTTTCAGCCTCCCCATTCAACCCACCTACGACCTCACGTCCCAAGCCAAGTCCCTTCACTCGGGGAATGGGTATCTTCGGTGACAGCTTCAATCGTCCCGAGACCTCGCGGCGTGGAAGTTTTGCTAGCGTTGATGGTGATGAATTGATCCTCGCCCAATCGCCCTCCTCCCGCCATGACAGTCAGCCTCTGAACGATGACTTCCCTCCCACTCCGACCAAACAGCCCTTTCTTCCCTCTCGCACCTACCCTCCCGCCACTTCTCAGATCGCGTCTCTGGAACGACTATCCGAAACGGCGAGTCCGCTGCACGAGAAGTTTCTTCAAGCATCACCTCACACTCCCCGTGACCAATACTTCCCTCCCGACCCCAGTGGCTTATCGATCTCCGTGCCAAATGATCATCAGCGTGTGCAGGAGCATGATCTTCCAGCCACTCCAACTGGACCGAGAGACTCTTGGTCATCGTTCCGACGGCCCAGTCTTCAAATTAGCGGCTACCACGTTCCAGATGTGGACCCCACTCTGACATCCCGCTTTGACTGCGTGGAGCTTATCGGAACCGGCGAGTTCTCTCAGGTCTTCCGTGTCGCAGAGCCTCATGACGCATCCTTTCCGTCTgtcttctctcttccatcAAGCGAACCAAGATCGCCGACGTCCCTCCCCCACCAGGTGTGGGCTGTCAAGAAGAGCAAGCAGCCCTATCTGGGGTTGAAGGATCGCGAGCGCCGTATTCGTGAAGTCGAGGTTCTCAAGGCGTTGACCAACTGTGACCATGTTATTTCATTTATGGACAGCTGGGAGAACAACGGTCACCTATACATCCAAACGGAGTTCTGCGAAGAGGGTAGCCTGGATGGTTTCTTGGCCCAAGCCGGACTCAAAGCCCGACTTGACGACTTCCGGATCTGGAAGATTTTGCTCGAAATGTCTCTGGGACTCAAGCAGATCCATGACGAAGGGTTCATACATCTTGACCTAAAGCCTGCTAACATTCTGGTCACCTTTGAGGGTACTTTAAAGATTGGTGACTTTGGCATGGCGACACGCTGGCCTGCAGAGGACGGTATTGAGGGCGAAGGCGACCGCGAATACATTGGACCTGAGATTCTGATGGGCCGATTCGACAAGCCTGCCGACATCTTCTCACTTGGTCTTATCATTTTTGAGATCGCCGGCAATGTGGAACTTCCCGACAATGGTGTATCTTGGCAGAAGCTACGCAACGGCGACATGAGCGATGTGCCCAGCCTTACCTGGAGCTCGGAGACCAGCATCTTCCGCGATGCAACTGGAAACCCTATCTCTGAAGGGTCGTCTTTCGAGGACCTGTGCACATCCGATCTGGGTGACAACGACTTCGGCGATGACTTCCCGACAAGTCGTCAGCTGAGCAACCCCAAACCACAGCGACTCGCACGAAGCGGGGAGCTGATTGATCCACCCAGCTTCATGGTCGATGCCACCCACCCACAGGCATTGGATGGCATCGTTCGATGGATGATCTCCCCCGACCCTCAGAACCGTCCCACGGCTGGCCAAGTCCTGGAAACTTATGGGGTGCAATTTATTAATCAACGGCGCCGCGCTGGCGCCACCGTCTTCGAGGGTAACTGGGGCCCCGCTGATGAGATCTTGGCCGAAGATGCTGAAATGATCGACGTGTAA